CGTATCGAGACGCTGCTGGACGCGTCCTAGCCCCAACACCGTTCAGGTTGCAGTGAATCGCGAGGATTTTCAGGTACTTTAGCGCTCGAACCCGCCATCCTCCGTGCTTCTCCCCGCAGAGGGCGTGAATGGCACGCACCGCTCGGGTTCGTTCGCAACGGGCACGGGTCACCGACCGGATTCATCTGGGAGCCATTGGGAAGTTCTTCCCGATGGAGGATGTGGATCGGATTCTCGCGGAGACGGGGCGCGAGAGTCGCCGCCATCGGCAGCTTCCCGCGCGCGTGGTGTTCTACTACGTGATCGCCATGGCGCTGCTGATGGACGTGTCCTATGGCGAGGTGTTGCGGTTCCTGGTCGAAGGTCTGTCCCGCGTCACGGTCGGGGCGCGGCGCATTCGGCGGACAGGCCGCTCGGCGATCTCGATGGCTCGCGCGCGGCTGGGCTCCGCGCCGCTGCGACGCATGGTGCAGGAGCGGGTGCAGCCGATCGCGGGGGGCCGGACGCGGGGGGCGTGGTACCGGGGTTGGCGCCTGGTGAGCGTCGATGGCAGCACATTGGACCTGGCGGACTCGGAGGCGAATAGCGCCGCCTTCGGGCGTCCCGGCGCGTCCCGTGGCCACAGCGCGTTCCCGCAACTGCGCTTCGTGTCCCTGGTCGAGAACGGGACGCACGTCTTGTTCGGGACCCAGCTTGGGGCGTACACCACGGGGGAGAGTCGCCTGGCGATGTCCGCGGTCGCCTCGCTGCGGCCTGGGATGCTGTGCCTCGCGGACCGAGGCTTTTTCGGCTTCGCGCTCTGGCAGGCGGCCGCTTCGACGGGGGCGGATCTGGTGTGGCGGGTGAAGAAGAATCAGGTCCTGCCCTGTCATCGACGCCTGCAGGACGGCTCCTATCTCAGCCGCATCTACCCGTCCCAGGCAGACCGTCGCCAGGATCGCAAGGGTGTCGTCGTCCGGGTCGTCGAGTACCGCCTCGAGGGCGTCGAAGACCCCGAGCCCTTGTATCGCTTGCTGACGACCGTGCTGGAGGAAGCGAAGGCGCCTGCGAAGGATCTCGCCACGCTCTATCACGAGCGGTGGGAGATCGAGACCGCATTCGATGAGCTCAAGACGCATCTGCGCGGTCGCCAGATCGTGCTGCGGAGCAAGACGCCAGAGCTGGTGGAGCAGGAGTTCTACGGGCTGCTCCTGGCGCACTTCGCCATCCGGGGGTTGATGCACGAAGCCGCGCTCAAGGGCGACACGGATCCCGACCGGCTCTCCTTCGTCCACACGTTCCGCGTCGTTCGCCGCAAGCTGCCCGGGTTCACCGCCGTTCCCCCCTCGGGAGCGCACGCGGCTCCATGAGGAGGTGCTGGAGGAGATTCTGGAGGAACGCGTCGCGTCCAGCCGGGGGCGCCGCAATCAGCGAGCGGTCAAACGAAAGATGAGCGGATTCCCGACTCGGAGCCGCGCACAGCCTGGGCGGCCTCGCGCCCAGATTCGAGTGCGGATCGCAAAATGAACGGTGTTGGGGCTAGCCCTGAAGTAAGCGCGGATCGAACGGCTGGGGCCGTTCGCAGGGGCTCAGATAGCGAACGGGAGCGCGTTTCCTGGGGTAATCTCGGCTTTGCAAGAACCCGAGATCCTCCAGAAAGCGACGCTCCCGAGTGAAGAAGCCTACCGCGCTCGTTCGCGCGAGTCACCTCAACACGGGCACGGGGATTCCGGAGGACGAGCTCGCCTGGCCCGAGACCTCGGGTCGGGTGACGCGATTCCCGCGCCTGCATCTGGAGGTGGCCGAGCGCTCCACGGTCACGCCCTACGGGGGCCTGGCCCTGGCGGCGGCCTTCCTCAAGCGCTTTCGGGTGGCGCAGGCCATCGACGAACGGGTCCACGTGCTCAAGCTCCATCTGCCGTTCCACGAGTCGGACCACGTGATCACCCAGGCGCTCAATCTCTACGTGGGCGGGGAATGCCTGGAGGACCAGGCCGCGTTGCAGCACGACGAGGGCGTGTTGCGGTTGCTGGGGGCGTGCCGCATTCCCGACCCCACGACCGCCGGGGATTTCCTCCGGCGCTTTGAGGAGCGGCGCCATCCGGGGGCTCTCGGGGGGCTGCGATCGGCGATCGACGCGGTGCAGGACACGGTGTGGGGAAAGCGGGCGGGGAAGCGGAAGCGCAAGCGGGACTGGGCGGTGGTGGATCTGGACGGGCATGCCAAGGCGCTCTACGGGGTGCAGAAGGAGGGCGCGGACTTCGACCACAAAGGCCGTTGGTCCTACAACGTGCTGCTGGCCTCGCTCGCGGGGACGGGCGAGTGCTTGGCGGTGCGCAACCGGCCCGGCAACGTGCGCTCGAGCGAGGGGGCGGCGGAGCTGTTGGAGGAGACGCTGCCCCGTGTGCAGCGGCGGTTCGGACAGGTGCTGGTGCGGGCCGACAGCGACTTCGATCGTCGGGATGTGCGCGAGGCCTGCGAGGCGGCGGGCGTGTCCTTCGCGTTCGTGGCGCGCGAGGCGGTCAATCGGCTGGCGTGGGCCGAGGGGCTTCCCGAGTCGGCGT
This DNA window, taken from Gemmatimonadota bacterium, encodes the following:
- a CDS encoding IS4 family transposase, which gives rise to MARTARVRSQRARVTDRIHLGAIGKFFPMEDVDRILAETGRESRRHRQLPARVVFYYVIAMALLMDVSYGEVLRFLVEGLSRVTVGARRIRRTGRSAISMARARLGSAPLRRMVQERVQPIAGGRTRGAWYRGWRLVSVDGSTLDLADSEANSAAFGRPGASRGHSAFPQLRFVSLVENGTHVLFGTQLGAYTTGESRLAMSAVASLRPGMLCLADRGFFGFALWQAAASTGADLVWRVKKNQVLPCHRRLQDGSYLSRIYPSQADRRQDRKGVVVRVVEYRLEGVEDPEPLYRLLTTVLEEAKAPAKDLATLYHERWEIETAFDELKTHLRGRQIVLRSKTPELVEQEFYGLLLAHFAIRGLMHEAALKGDTDPDRLSFVHTFRVVRRKLPGFTAVPPSGAHAAP
- a CDS encoding IS1380 family transposase, with protein sequence MAAAFLKRFRVAQAIDERVHVLKLHLPFHESDHVITQALNLYVGGECLEDQAALQHDEGVLRLLGACRIPDPTTAGDFLRRFEERRHPGALGGLRSAIDAVQDTVWGKRAGKRKRKRDWAVVDLDGHAKALYGVQKEGADFDHKGRWSYNVLLASLAGTGECLAVRNRPGNVRSSEGAAELLEETLPRVQRRFGQVLVRADSDFDRRDVREACEAAGVSFAFVAREAVNRLAWAEGLPESAWKPFRTRAHRAREARRAGAGFVTRRKKRNRRRRRARQRGYTDLQLVRQWVAEIPWTPPGSTQTYRMILRRQRIEQSDQESLFTFYRYRYVVTNLPPSWSAAEVIDATYQRCDQENVIEQMGSGVALWRMPVAEFDGNSAWLEIGRLAWNLGKWIAQLALPPEVVRWEWKRYRKAFVHVAAEVIHRSRQCWLRLSPAHRFLPLLVQAQVQLQT